In the candidate division KSB1 bacterium genome, CTTTTCGATCGTCCATTTCGCCGCAAGATGATAGAGTCTGAAGTCTACCGTGCACAATTAATTTTCTATATACATAATAATCCCAGGCATCATGGCGTTTGCGAGGACTTTCGGTACTACCCGCACTCATCTTATAAAGCTATGTTGTCTCAAGCGCCGACAAATTTGATGCGATCGTCGGTGCTGGATTGGTTTGAAGGCCCGATAGGATTTATTGATTTTCATCAGAGAGAACATGACATCGGTACGATCAGAGATTACATCCTTGAATAATCCAGGCGTTTAATCATCTGCCTATGGCAGAAGACTTTGAGATTTGTGAAAAATTTGGACCCTGTCAGGGTTTCAAACCCTGACAGGGTTGCGGTAAAACAATAAACCCTAATTCAGCGTCTCCTCAAACAACTTCAAAATCCTGCGGTACTCATCCGTCCAGGAGCTCGGCTCTCTGAATCCGTGCCCTTCCAAAGGATAAATTGCCGCTTCCCAGTTTTCTTTGCCGAGTTCAATGAGCCGCTGCACCAGACGCACCGTATCCTGAAAATGCACGTTGGTGTCTATCATGCCGTGGCAGATGAGCAGATGCCCTTTGAGGCCCTCGGCGTGATAAATCGGGCTGCTGCGCCGGTAGGCCAACGTGTCGGCCTGGGGAATGTTGAGAATGTTTGAAGTATAGGAATGGTTGTAATGCGCCCAATCGGTCACGGGTCTGAGAGAGGCGCCGGCAGCAAAGACGTCCGGGGCGGTGAACATGGCCATGAAGGTAATAAACCCGCCGTAGGAGCCGCCATAGATTCCAATGCGTTTGGAGTCGATGCCGTGCTCCT is a window encoding:
- a CDS encoding transposase; this encodes LFDRPFRRKMIESEVYRAQLIFYIHNNPRHHGVCEDFRYYPHSSYKAMLSQAPTNLMRSSVLDWFEGPIGFIDFHQREHDIGTIRDYILE